Proteins from a genomic interval of Syngnathus typhle isolate RoL2023-S1 ecotype Sweden linkage group LG15, RoL_Styp_1.0, whole genome shotgun sequence:
- the npas2 gene encoding neuronal PAS domain-containing protein 2 has protein sequence MGKSVNMDNLSDFGGPCPSSRRDWDSSSCMDDLMDEDEKDRAKRASRNKSEKKRRDQFNVLIKELCTMLQGQGHARKMDKSTILQRTIDFLQKQKDISAQTETCDVRQDWKPSFLSNEEFTQLMLEALDGFLIALTTDGNITYVSDSVSSLIGHLPSDMVDQNILNFLPEREHAEVYKLLSSNMLMTDPIAADFLNSEAHVEFCCHLARGNIDPKEPPVYEYVKFVGDFKFHNNVPTSSCNGVELTLPRSLQTSLEEQVCLIATVRLVTPQFLKDLCNVDDPCDEFTSRHSLEWKFLFLDHRASPIIGYLPFEVLGTSGYDYYHVDDLELIAQCHKQLMQFGKGKSCYYRFLTKGQQWIWLRTHYYITYHQWNSKPEFIVCTHTVVSYAEVRAERRRAFGLEELSPPEIAPSSVKAQELYLDMCSTLDPPLDRNSGARSVSSHSSRKSSHTALSDSASANSHTETCTPSWQSTSIGNERTAARLHVGRSKNSTQRQNPFDLVSQMSLPLSPPPPPPCSKNTAMQQQTQQQSSMFQMQQPQLGVMNQLKEQLEERTRILQADIKTQQQELHDIKEKLHLANLQMLLQQPIHNEIGQQPQQPQQPQQPQGPGRPASQSQSGVIRPLSGHPKPPSCGAHSSSPHSLLRENNSPSTQVPQRISRSGPVQSVSLTVQTNTSLTMPFYSNPMMFSQTNTRPLHDTNQRHADNDFSQDGQLRMLLNQPMQTLVPTSSGSTQSSQQCNMGIPQTIYTLEQQIIAPSFPMQQVNCNAVLVPSQVFTSPIMIPHNSFISHQSQPSYQAQPQASQHSLHLQQPQQFFQMTQGLVHSGSTPAFLHTANIPQQGTVGYIQQQPAPQTQQQQQRQYQHSQTQNANVSDFRNMLTQ, from the exons GGCATCCCGAAACaaatcagaaaagaaaagaagagacCAGTTCAATGTGCTCATCAAGGAGCTATGCACCATGCTGCAGGGCCAAGGCCATGCTCGCAAGATGGACAAGTCCACCATACTACAAAGAACTATTgacttcttacagaaacaaaaag ACATCAGTGCTCAGACTGAAACGTGTGACGTGAGACAAGATTGGAAGCCTTCATTCCTAAGCAATGAGGAGTTCACCCAGCTTATgcttgag GCACTTGATGGTTTTTTGATAGCGTTAACTACAGACGGAAACATCACATACGTATCGGACAGTGTGTCTTCACTTATTGGACATTTGCCG TCAGATATGGTGGACCAAAATATCTTGAATTTCCTCCCGGAGCGGGAACACGCAGAGGTGTATAAGCTGCTATCATCCAATATGCTGATGACTGACCCCATTGCTGCTGACTTCCTGAACA GTGAGGCACATGTGGAATTTTGCTGTCACCTTGCCAGAGGGAACATCGATCCAAAAGAGCCGCCTGTGTACGAGTATGTCAAGTTTGTTggggatttcaagtttcataACAATG TGCCTACATCCTCTTGTAACGGGGTTGAATTGACGTTACCAAGAAGCCTGCAGACGTCGTTGGAGGAGCAGGTCTGCCTCATTGCTACTGTACGATTAGTCACACCGCAGTTTCTCAAG gaTTTGTGCAACGTGGATGATCCTTGTGATGAATTCACATCCAGGCACAGCCTCGAATGGAAGTTTCTGTTTTTAGATCACAG AGCTTCTCCAATCATAGGATATTTACCCTTTGAAGTTCTTGGAACATCTGGCTACGATTACTATCATGTGGACGATTTAGAGCTTATAGCGCAATGTCATAAGCAAC TCATGCAGTTCGGAAAGGGGAAATCCTGCTATTATCGCTTCCTGACAAAGGGCCAGCAGTGGATTTGGTTGCGGACGCACTACTATATTACTTATCACCAATGGAACTCCAAACCTGAGTTCATAGTGTGCACTCACACTGTTGTCAG TTACGCCGAAGTACGAGCTGAAAGGAGGCGAGCGTTTGGCCTTGAGGAGCTGTCTCCTCCTGAGATTGCTCCTTCCTCTGTGAAG GCCCAGGAGCTGTACTTGGACATGTGCTCCACGCTGGACCCGCCACTGGACAGAAACAGCGGCGCACGTTCGGTATCCTCCCACAGCTCTCGGAAGTCCTCCCACACAGCGCTGTCGGACTCCGCAT CAGCAAACTCGCACACAGAAACCTGCACGCCGTCATGGCAGTCGACTTCTATTGGGAACGAGAGGACGGCTGCCAGACTCCATGTTGGGCGTTCAAAG AATTCGACCCAAAGACAAAATCCCTTTGACCTGGTGTCCCAAATGAGCCTccccctttctcctcctcctcctcctccatgcaGCAAGAACACAGCAATG CAACAGCAAACGCAGCAGCAGTCGTCCATGTTTCAGATGCAACAGCCTCAGCTGGGTGTTATGAACCAGCTTAAGGAGCAACTGGAGGAAAGGACACGCATCCTGCAGGCTGACATAAAGACGCAACAGCAGGAGCTCCATGACATCAAAGAGAAGCTTCACCTCGCTAATCTTCAG ATGTTACTACAACAACCTATCCACAATGAAATTGGCCAACAGCCGCAGCAGCcacagcagccgcagcagccgcaGGGCCCAGGCAGGCCGGCCTCCCAGAGCCAATCGGGCGTCATCAGACCCCTCTCAGGCCACCCGAAACCACCTTCCTGCGGTGCCCACAGTTCGTCCCCTCACTCACTTTTGAGAGAGAACAACTCCCCCTCAACACAG GTCCCGCAGAGGATATCTCGGAGCGGCCCGGTGCAGTCAGTGAGTTTGACCGTGCAGACCAATACGAGTCTGACCATGCCCTTCTACAGCAACCCAATGATGTTCTCACAGACCAATACGAGGCCTCTACATGACACAAACCAAAGACACGCGGACAACGACTTTAGCCAAGACGGACAACTACG GATGCTCCTGAACCAGCCGATGCAGACATTGGTCCCCACGAGCAGTGGGTCCACGCAGTCCTCCCAGCAGTGCAACATGGGCATTCCCCAGACCAT ATACACATTGGAGCAGCAGATCATCGCCCCCTCATTCCCCATGCAACAGGTCAACTGCAACGCCGTGCTCGTTCCCTCTCAGGTGTTCACGTCGCCTATCATGATCCCGCACAACAGCTTCATCTCCCACCAGTCACAGCCAAGCTATCAGGCTCAGCCTCAGGCCTCCCAGCACTCCCTGCATCTGCAGCAGCCCCAGCAGTTCTTTCAG ATGACGCAAGGACTTGTGCACAGTGGATCGACTCCAGCATTCCTACACACCGCCAACATCCCACAGCAAGGCACTGTGGGATACATCCAGCAGCAGCCGGCGCCGCAaacacaacagcaacaacaaagaCAATATCAACATTCCCAAACCCAGAACGCTAATGTTTCAGACTTTAGGAATATGCTAACGCAGTAG